The nucleotide window AAATCCCGGCGGGTACTGCGGAGCGGGCCGCAAAAAGGGATTTCAAGCGCGTGTGCGCTGGAGTGGTGTTGCGGAGCCTTGTGACACCGCGACAAACACTTGATTTTACAGGAGCACCGTCGTGTTTGGGAATCGCAGAACGCAGGTTCGTGGCAAACGAGGCGCGCAAAGTTTGCGGGCGTTGGCCCGTACCGTGGCAACGGCGAACAGCGCCTGGCGTTCTAATCGTTGTTGACAGAGGGCAAATGCGCCAGCAGAACACAGCTGGGCAGAGGAGTTCCGATGAAAGTTCGCGAGATCATGACAACCGATGTGATGACCGCCGATCCGGACACCACGCTGGAAACAATCGCGACGATGATGAGGGACGAAGATGTGGGCGCCATCCCGATCGTGGACGACGACGAACTGGTCGGCATTGTGACCGATCGCGATATCGTGCTGCGTTGCATCGCTGAAGGCAAAGACCCTGCGGAGACCACGGCGACGGATGTTCTGAGCGAAGACCTGGAAACGGCGAGCCCCGATACCTACGCGGAAGAAGCGGCCGAGATTATGTCCCGCCAGCAGGTACGCCGGTTGCCGGTGGTCGAAGACGGCCAACTGGTCGGCATGGTGTCTATCGGCGACATCGCAGTGAAGGAACGCGACGAACGGGTTTCCGGCGGCGCGCTGGAAGGCGTATCCCGCGGCGTCAGGAAATCAACAGGGAGCGCGAAGAGTTCGGGAAAGAAGCAGCCTGGCGGAAGAAGCGAGAGGAGCGCACAGGCGAAGATACGAATGCCGCAGCCGATGGGGACGCCGGGCAGGGGTGAAGAGCGCGCAGGTCGCACTACAGGCAGACAAGCGGACGCACGCGCCGAAGCTAAACGCGGACAGGAGGTAAGTCCCGGCGACCAAGGAATCAGCAACCGGACCGCGGGCGAGGAACTTGAGCGAAATGCGCGTGTTGTGCCTTTCCGCGAAAGCAAAACCGCGCGTACCCGGCGCAAGGCAAGTTGACCAAACCAAGCCGGCTAGCATCTGTTTCACACAGTGCGTGCCTCTTCAGGTGTACGCGAACGGAGAAAGCGAATGGCCGATTACAAAACGTTTGGCGATTATGAGTATTCGGAAAAGAACGATGCGGGGAGGGTTATTTTATTTCTGGCGATTGGCATCGGCGTGGGTGCGCTGGCCGGATTGCTGATGGCCCCTAAAACCGGCAGGCAGATGCGCCGGACGCTGCGGCGCAAGTACGAGGACGCAAGGGAGCGTATCGGCAATTGGGGTGAGCAGGCGGGCGACGTGATGGAACGCGGGTCAGAGTGGGCGAGCACGGCGAAGGAACGGGTTGCCCCTTTCGCGCGCAAGATGCGCCGGAGCTGAAGGGAGTGTAGCGTTTCCTATTGTTGAAAACGGTGCGCGTTAAGCTGAAGCGGCGGGCAGTGCAAAAGGATTACTTCGACTGCGCGTTCGCCGCTTCGCTCAGCAAGATAAACATCGAATACCAATGCCAAAAAGAAAGCCCGAACTCTGGCGGTTCGGGCTTTTCGCGAATAACTCAATAAAGCCGGAAGTTCACTTCCACATTGATCTGGACTGCGACCGGCTGACCATCCTTTTTTGCCGGCTCGAACTTCCAACTGCGGACGGCGTCCATGGCCTTCTGGTCCAGGCCCATGCCCAAAGAGCGCTGCACGCGAATATCATGCGGACGACCGTCGGGCCCGACGACGACCCACAAGACGACCGTGCCCTGATATTTGGCCTTGCGAGCTTCTTCTGAATATTCAGGATCGGGCGCGTACAGGGCACGAGGTGCGCTGACGCCTCCGCCAACGCGGTATGCGCCGCCGCCGGTTCCACCGCCCCAGCCGGGACCGACGCCGGGACCGCGTCCGGAACCTACACCACCACCGGAGCCGGTGCCGATGCCGCCACCGAAGCCCGTGCCGTTCGAGGCTGGACCGGTGACGTTGGAGAGTGGGTCACCCAGATTCGCCATTTGAGGCAGGTTGATTTCAGGGGCGACAACCGTGGGCGGAACAACCAGCTTGGGGTTCTCGTTTCGTACTACGACCGCCGGCGGAACGATCTGGTCGCGAGCAGACTTCGGCAAAGCGCCCTTCGGGCTTGCTAGCTTGTCCCGGTCACCACCGCCGCCACCGCCGCCTGATTGGTCTTCCGCCTGCGACAGCACGTATGGGCTGATTTCAATAACCTGGCCGGTGATGATCTGCTTCACTTCGTCCTGATGGGTATATGCGTAACTGCCTATCCCCACGAACCCCGCGACAAACAGGATATTCAGGAGAAAGGAGACGACGAAGGAATTCCTATTGACGGCGTAGGTGCCGTATCCATCGCCGAAAAGAGTCGGCAGAATATCGTGCGCCTGCGTCTCGCCTTGATTCGTACCAGCAACCGGTTTGTTCACAGCTGGTGTCGTCATCGCTTCGCTCTAAGTATAGACCTACTCTGGCTGGAAAAGTTTCACAAAAAGGTTTGCAGGACGATGACAAAACGCGACTCCGTCCCTCCACTCCCCCATGCGACATGAAGCGGGAAAGCTCGCGCCGTGTTCCAGAAGATTCATATACTTGCACTGGAAACGCCGTGCAAACCGCAGCGGAATCGCGAGCACTCGATTCCTAGGCCATGTACGAAAGCGCGGCCGCCCACCCGACCTATGATTGCCATGCTGGCCAGGGACATATCGAGTGCGGACGCTGGATTATGGAACCTCGATTGAAACATCGATCGGGGAACTTCGATTAGGGAACTTTGATTAGGGAACAATGACCCGCAGAGCTCGTGGGCGAATCGTGATCTCTGCCGGAGTCTCGCAGACGTATTCGCCATCGGCATAGATAGGC belongs to Clostridia bacterium and includes:
- a CDS encoding CBS domain-containing protein, whose amino-acid sequence is MKVREIMTTDVMTADPDTTLETIATMMRDEDVGAIPIVDDDELVGIVTDRDIVLRCIAEGKDPAETTATDVLSEDLETASPDTYAEEAAEIMSRQQVRRLPVVEDGQLVGMVSIGDIAVKERDERVSGGALEGVSRGVRKSTGSAKSSGKKQPGGRSERSAQAKIRMPQPMGTPGRGEERAGRTTGRQADARAEAKRGQEVSPGDQGISNRTAGEELERNARVVPFRESKTARTRRKAS
- a CDS encoding YtxH domain-containing protein; its protein translation is MADYKTFGDYEYSEKNDAGRVILFLAIGIGVGALAGLLMAPKTGRQMRRTLRRKYEDARERIGNWGEQAGDVMERGSEWASTAKERVAPFARKMRRS
- a CDS encoding energy transducer TonB, with the translated sequence MTTPAVNKPVAGTNQGETQAHDILPTLFGDGYGTYAVNRNSFVVSFLLNILFVAGFVGIGSYAYTHQDEVKQIITGQVIEISPYVLSQAEDQSGGGGGGGDRDKLASPKGALPKSARDQIVPPAVVVRNENPKLVVPPTVVAPEINLPQMANLGDPLSNVTGPASNGTGFGGGIGTGSGGGVGSGRGPGVGPGWGGGTGGGAYRVGGGVSAPRALYAPDPEYSEEARKAKYQGTVVLWVVVGPDGRPHDIRVQRSLGMGLDQKAMDAVRSWKFEPAKKDGQPVAVQINVEVNFRLY